Genomic window (Carassius carassius chromosome 36, fCarCar2.1, whole genome shotgun sequence):
CCAAACACAAGAGGTCACGTCGTCTCACACTCTCAACAGATTCTtgtgtttttttcctgttttaaatGAAATAGAGGAACATTCAGGTGCTGTTTGttgaaatttatttataaaaggaAGAACGACttgcagtaacacacacacacacacacacacacacacagagtgtaaAGAGAACCATACACGACTGAAAAAAGAACACAAATATGACACACTCaatgacattttaaacaaaataaagaacatattgaaatatttcaccccaaaaaaagataatttggggtgaactatttctttaaaagttATAAATTAAAGACTCAAACAAACTCAATACTGAAAACAGGTGATGAACACACAGTttgttctctcacacacactctctctctctctctctctctctcacacacacacacacacacacacacatacacagagtgtTGCTGAAAGGTTAAGATCAAGATCAATTTGAATTTTGATGCATATCCCATAATAGCAAAACTTGGCTGTCTCTTGGCGACAGCAACCAAGGCTACAAGGTTCTCTGCTCcagtcgaaaaaaaaaaaaaagaggaaaccaaACATCACTTAAAAAGCTCTACGCTTCAAATGACGACAAACAATGTGATTCAGGATCCAACCTCACGAGCACGGCACAGTCTTACACATGTTGTTAGTGATGTTCAGGGGCGATGCCCAgattttaattgtgattttaaaaGGGTTTTCCAGTTTTATCCTATAGAGAGCTCGGCAAGCTTTCCATGCATGTGCAGGATCGTATCCTGCGTGGATCATGCTTTTAAGAATTAGTTTCCATTCCAAAACAACTCTATTAGAAAGAACAAAAAGAAACCAGAAAGCCTCAAAATCATTCATGTGTTTAAAATTAGTCAATACTTTGTCATCATAcaggtttaatatatatatatatatatatatatatatatatatttatatttataggtAAAGAGATCCTCTGAGTTGCGTGTGGAGCGTTTATGGTCACATctgatggacatttttttttgtgtactgaTGGCTCAATTGCAGGATGAAGCGTTTATATTGATAGTTGGGCGAATCACGCCAAGAAAAGTTTATATTACACCACAAAATTCAAAGAAAagtccattgttttttttatgcaaaatatcaTGTTATATTCCTAAATCGAATGAAAGGTGACAATTTATGATGCAAAATGTCACGTTATAGTTCGAAATCCAATGAAAATGGCAAATTTTGTTACACAAAAAGTTGTTATACCttaaaattgaaagaaaagccaAATTTCGTTTTTGCAAAACGTCGCAGATTACACCAAAAGATTTTAGGCAAAATGTCATGGTATACCCCAAAATTTTGTTATCACTATAACCCAAAATTTTTGCATGCAAAATGTCATGTAATACCCCAAAATCTACAGAAAAGCAAGCACTttgtaatgcaaaaaaattatttaaatgacatGGCATTTGCATTatgacattttcattaaaattaagctgaatgtaacaaaaaatgattttaatcagtttttatatGCGCTCAGTTCTCaaaaaatgagagagaaaaaaatatcacaaatgtTGATTTCCTTTGATTTTGAGGTTAATTGTGACCTGGACGTGTGATTTTACGTAAGACAAACCTGTGAGATAATAACCATTCTTTTTTACTTGGATCCCATAAAAGGACAGtggatgacatcacttcctgttgtTTAACAGGGACAAACTGACACCCAACAGCGATGTGAACATATAAATTGACTCTTTAGGCTGTTTACACACAGACAAACgttccccacacacacacacacacacactccaactaAAGAATAGATGAGCACACCTGCTGATTGACAGGAGGGGAGGGACCGTGGGTGGGGTTTCAGTCAATCATAGGATTGGATTAATTCAAAGAAAGTGGGTGTGGTCTTGAACAGCCAGTCAGAGCTGATGATTGGCTGTAAAGACAGTTAGGAGGAATGTGGAGGGCGGGGTCAAAGTAGCACGGGCGGAGTCAGAGTTCTCTGCACCAATCAGATCTGCTCTTTGAAGGCTCCCCGTGCAGCAGTGGAGGCGGCGTTAGCGGCGGCGGTTTGCACCGTTTTGTTGGCCATGACACCTGTGGCGAACTCCTGCTGCGCCTTCTCGAAGCTGGCGCCGGTGGTTCGGTACAGCGCATGAACCTGCAAATAAACACATGCAAGCTTGATTCTACTGACACACATGTAAAATGAGAAAGAAGGACTAAACCCTAAAACCAGTTAAAACTCCTTGTCAAACTGACAGATTTTCATTGTGTTTATggttcagtgttgttttagtatcattACTGTACTATTAccgaatttatttgaaatgattaaacattttaaatgagctttgatttttagattttctgtttatttagctttatttgttatttcacttataattgtattatttttagtacttcaacttgttttatttcaataaGTTGCCAACGAAACATTACTTATTTCCAATTCTAATTCACATGGACAtacaaataaacatgttttactgAAAATGACTTGTTCTATATATAGGCACTTATAACAACCAGCCTGGTTCAAATGAAACAACAACAGTAGAACTAAAGTAGGAAACAGTAAAAGTAATTTTCaatgtgtttatattttttacGTGCTTCTcagattttaattcatttttttattttagtacttaaacttatttcatttagttgaatgagcttctttttcaggattcatttaaatgatagtgggagttttagtaattttgttatgtgcttttgtcagttttttggtcaaaaatatatcatatattatataacatatatatagacaggtttttttactcattttagaACTTAAACCCATTTCATCTCTTTTTGAATATtaagttttcatttaatattaatattttatttcagcatttaaGTTTTGGTTAACACTGTTTTGGTTAAGATCTGAAGTCTATGTAAGTGCATTTGAGGTGAAGCACCTTTTTAAACATGATGAGAGAGATGACGGCCAACGCGGTGAAGAGAGCCGCAATCAGGATCATGATGATGCCGACGGGAATACTTGTGTTCAGCCCGGTCAGCGCTGAGATCCAGCCGCTACAAACACAAACAATGGTTCAGTCCTCATAACCTTCACAATGTTAGAATATTAATGTGATGCAGGAAGGAAAAATCATGTGAAAGTGTCTGTGtctgaaattaaacatttttttaattaattgccacctagatttgatttaaatattgcCATTTATgggaatgtttttgttttttaccctCATGAAATCAGCATGTCATCCATCCGAgcaaattaaatgacaaaatacatCATAGTGAAAAATGATCACTGAcctaaaaaatgtattcaaatgtagCTGTAAATAAgcaacaaaatatattaatgtaataaacTCAAACAAACCATTTTTAACAATTACCCAGTCACTATGTTTGATTGAACAGCTCTACACGGTACTAGATTGTAACGTTTTTATTGTCTCAAGTTTTGAAGCTGCTAGGAGTGCTTTTTACCcactttattttcaataaaatgtgCATTGAATTTTAGATACATATTCAACAATTTACAAATTTGGTGTCAGAAGCACTTAAATGCATCATTAAACAGAACAAGAAGCAgaaaataaaactgtttatttgttaatattttaacaaaatgtcAGCTACCACAACCATATTGGTGTTGAGAAGCAAGTggaaaataactatatataataactagggctgtcaaaattaacacgtTAATGCAAATTCATTTTAACGACACTGATTTTAAAAATAGAAGGCGCCTAGCAACAATACATAACACATCATTGGACAAACCTTATTTAAGTATAGATGAAATCACAGCACAGCTATTGTCTTTATCTTGTGTGCATTTGATTTCATCAGATGACGGCTCGATTATAAATCAGGATTTAAGTGCAGATTAACATCTTGGAAgggagagctggttatgtagtcttaatgggtcGCGTTTCATTTCATATTCATTcggttgtctgacaacagaaacagtcaaataaaatgaaagcagTTTTTTGGAGAATTTGGATGCATCAAAATACAATAGTTATGTGGGCACAGAAAGGCAAAcaaatttaataatacatttagtcattttgcagacgctttgttccaaagcgacttaaatttGGGgcaatacataaagcgattcttcttaacgAGGCAAActgacacaggaagtgctcgtaataccaagtttcaggcatttgttcaaataagtacaagctcgAAAGGGAAGGAATCAATAAAaagacagtttttattattattaaggatgAAGTCaagtcataataaataataatgcatgttCATAAAGAAGTGAGCTGCCCAGTCCTGCAAATAATATAAACAGGCTTGTGTCAGTATTACCCAGtgcaaagaaagagaagaaagggGAACCTGGTATTTctatgttctttttttctttgaaaaacatctATGACCTCTGAAACATGTCTAGTCTTCATTCTCTATGTTGAGTATGgtttcactaataataataaacatacatttggtgttcctgtggctcagtggtagagcattgcgttagcagtgcaaaaggtcatgggttcaattcccagggaacacacatactgacaaaaaaaagaaaagaaatagaaaacgtatagcctgaatgcactgaaagtcgctttggataaaagcatcagctaaatgcataaatgtaaatgtacatttgcaTAAAGCATCCAAATTTGTCCATGCCCACGTTGCTTAGAGTATTAAAAACTtgaaaagtattcatttcagaacagataaaaatgtgcaattaagTTCCGATTAATCATGAGTTAATCATATGAGTAATTgcgattaaatattttaatcgactgacagccctaataataactaaactgtaaataaacaacaaaaaataaaaaggttttaagagcttatctttgataaaaaaactaaatctggtctcaaataaaaaaataataataataaatcatcccCCAttatgaaaaacatacatttaaaatgtgtaaatcttagaaagtaattaaaaaagtagaCTGAAATGCTTAAAAAGAAAAAGGCCATCTTTTTAAATACCTAGTGCATTTTTAATCACTTCCAGCTGTGTTTTTGCCCTTTTGACCGGGTTAATTTCTGATtctagtgtgtgattgtgtgtaagtgtgtgtgtgtgtgtgtgtgtgtgtgtgtgtttcctcacCTGGCTCCCCAACCTGTAATGCCAATGGCTTGCAGCACATGAACACCAAACTGACAGATATAGACGAAAAAGAATACAAAGAACCTAAAAGAGCTGTCACTcctacagaaagagagaaagaaaacagttatagtctgagttgtcaataaagatagtgtgtgtatgtgtatgtgtgtgtgtgtgtgtgtgtgtgtgtgtgtgtgtgtgtatacctgaACGCTCCATACAGAGGTCTGTACCAGCAGACAAATGAACAGGGTGTGAAGAGCATGAACCAGAGCATGGCCAGACCAAAATCCACTCCCCTCGACGCATCTACACAGAACCACGACAAACAGCCGAATATATTGGTAAACAGCGTCCCCGTGTGGACTGCAAGAGAGGAACAGGAGAAAAGAGACATTGCTCctttaatttactttaaagtaTTTCTTGTCAGGAAGCTTTTATGCACATACCGGTTAAACTTTGGGAAATCTTTGCAGAGATTAAGTATGAAAACCATGACTAAAcggattaaaatgttaaaaaactaacaaattaattaaaataaatccaaaataCATCAATGGCTTACCGTTTAGCaacttaaaactattttttaaataactaaactGACACTAGAACAAAAATgacaactgaaaataaaaacttgtaCAAGTTTATGAATTGAAGTTGTATGAATGTTTCATCTATGAACCTGTTAATAATTAAAGCAGTCTAAATATTCACCGTCTCGGTTATATTAACGGAATCATTGCAAAACCTTCACAGTCACACAGAAGTCACTCCATTAATAGTAGAGCTCAAAGCCAGATTGTTCAATCATTTATAAAAGATAGAGCCAGAacgtattcacacacacacacacacacacacacacacacatatatatatatatgtttataatgtaacaaaagatttccatttcaaataaatgctgtttagaaCTTCAAATCAAAGAATTTATCAATCTGCCATAatgtatttatcaaagaattcagaaaaaaGGCATCAcagtatccacaaaaatattcggGAGAACAAcggttttcaatattgataataaccagaatttttttctggttcagcatcacaggaataagttacattttacagcatatatatatatatatatatatatatatatatatatatatatagaaaacagttattttcaactgcaatataattacatattttgatcaaataaatgcagccttgatgagcagaagagaccttAAAAATCATAAAGAAATCGTACCAACCTCAAAAGTTTGAAAACTTGACACTTGAACACTTAACATACTTAATGTTAGTTCATAGTAATTAATGTAGTTAACTGAGACCGTATTGTGAAGCTCCCGATTATATTATCAATTTAAATAGCGTCAGTTTAAGATTTTAAGTGTGGTTTACAATCTATAATTCTCAGATTGGACAGGCTAATATTATAGATCACCATGCATAACTTCTCTTTACATGGTACTTCCTTTACTCTTGCTGTAAAAAATAAAGGCCCAGCAAGTTGTACTGTAGCTGTTTAATTTAACTCATGGAGTCTGTCTACATCTTTACTGCATGACTGCCAAGAATCTCTTGAGTTATTCATATATCTCTGTCGCTTTCTGCCCAATTCCCTTCCAAATTCCTACAAAACAAGTTCAGCGAAACTTAAACAGCAGTCGGATACTAATCACATGATACCTTCATCACATGAGGCGTCTGGTATCATGTGACTGATCTCATCCAGTTTCTCTGGGAGGCACAAACACTGCTGAAATCTATTCATTTCATGTCACTTCCCCAGAGTCTTTACACTATTATTACACAGACCAAAAACCAGATGCGCTTCCCAGACGGACACAGCTGTGTACTCAACAACACAATAACAACAATCATCTCAATAAACACTACAGTGGAAAGCATGATTATTTCCAAATTGTACATCAAGATTATTcaagtagatttaaaaaaaaattataattgtatcttttctacttcaaaatctcACATTTCATTCAATGTGTCGCTCGCCATTTCTATGTAATTTTCTGTCAATTAATGAATGTGTGCCTAACAATTGCATCACgataaaatgtatcatatttttcATCTGAAAGGGAAAGTTAATTTGCGTAAAATTAGTTTATTTTGATTGAAAACTTCTGAATCAATATTAGTAAAAGATGTTCAGATGTAATTTTGTTAGAAATAATTGGTAGGTTTTAtaaatttgtattgtttttgatcaatatacatttaaagcaatGTAAACAAAATCTATTAATTCCAATTGGGTTAATATTGGTAATTGTAAAACAATCTTTTTActttataatttcataaaataatacaagTAAATATGTGGTTGAtgtgtcattttaaatgttacatttcttataataaaaaaaggtctAAATGCAAATATACTATGGCAACATACTAGCTTATAAACCTACCTACTGTAGGTTTAAAATATTAAGTCTCTATTCTTCAATAACTTTTCGGCTTCAAACAGACCTTGAAGAGGAACTTATGAGGATTACACAGACTTACTCTACagttttataatatttctttcaaaaaagagcATTTATAATGTTGGTCAAGGTTTCTTAAGTATTATTTCAAGGTTTCTAATTTAGCATTTAGTATGAAGATGTTCTACCTTTGTCTGACCTACAGTATAGAATTAAACAGGCTGTTTTTGTAACCTGTACCTACTGCATATGTAAATGAGCtctctgttgtgattggctgggCTTCACACACCGTATGTTTGGTTACTGTTTTTGGTCTGCTGGCATTATGGGATTGGTCAAGAGTCACTCACACATCCACAGATAGTACATGATCTTGACAGTTTTCTGGAACTCCACAGGGATGTCCACGGATATGTCATGATAGAAACACGGACCCACCGGAAACTTCTCTGGAAGGGGCGGCCAGTTGTTTTTCCTCCCTTAGAGACAAGAAGGAGACCGGAAAATCAGTTTAAAGTGGAAAGAAAGAGGTGGATGATGCAAAAGGAGCATGATGACAAAAGATTGTAAACTGGGGTACAGAACAAGGAAACAGGACAGTAATTGTTTTTCCTCTCCTCCTGGTGCACAGAGACAGTAAATCACACTAAATCTAAGCATAATACTGACTCAACCACAGAACGAATGTCTACAGATCTGCTGATGCATACTGCACACAAAAATGGCTACaacttagagaaaaaaaaaatgtaaaaatgtactcaagtacaAATGTAACATTTAGTAGTGTGTATGTAACCTTGATACCTTTGACTGAGTATTTGTCAAGGTTTTATATCACAGTCAAATTAATGATTAAAATCAAATCTAAATTCAATTTGAAACTTCAGACTGGATTTCACAGAGAGAGTCacaaatttaagtaattttataaaTTTAAGATCTTTATACATAACTGAAAATACCAACTCTGAGCAATCATGAGTTATAAATTCAAAGGAACTGAATTAAATTCCATGCATCCCAAAGAAAGAGTTAATATGGGTAGTTCTCACATTCTGTGGTTTTGCAACGTCATGCAATATGTAgcatgctttttttgtgtgtggttcaTGTGTAATTTCAAATTTCAAagaatttctaatttatttaattaattaagagGGGTAACTGCAGTAATAAACTGGTAAcaactctttaatttttttaattctatacAAAGGAATttaaagcttttttattattattaaaaatcacaCCTTTTActgattaataaattatttaacataTCCAAAtcttaattctgagtttttaaactcctttttaatttacaaaagtaCCCATTTCTTATTCCTCATCACAGTTTCAGTTTTTCCACCATTTATGATTTCCAAATTATCAATAAAACCTTCTCATTACATACAGTTTTTCCCAAGTTATATATGCATCAGCATTTTTTCTAAATTAAGATTTAATTTACAACCTGCAAAATAGCAGAAAAAGAGTAAATCAGGATTAGGCATAAAATAATGCCAtgcaagtgaaagtgaagtgactgAGAATTGACCAAATCTGTCTAATCTGGCTCATGACCTTGTGCTGTTTTTATGCTGATTAAGGGAGAATACAATATTTTTTGATGGTCATCAAAAGCAAAAATGCGACAAAATGCATCCTATTTTGTGCAAAAGTGTGATGTGTTTGAGCTAAACAAGCACTGTTTTGGAACCAGCACCTGAAAATGAGTGAGAAACACACTGGATTTCATTTACCAAATATGATGCATggtgatgtagatgagttttctACACAATCGTGGTCAGAATAAGCTACAATGTGGATGGGATTTTATGCTGAAGTCTTAATAAATGAGACTAACCTGTTCCATTTGCTGTGTTTAAGGACCTAACTGTGGTAGGTGGGAGGTTTCAGAGCAGAATAAGTGATGGAGCATAGACAGGCTTGAGGCGAGGCTAATAACTCACCTCCTGATGCGCTGAGAGACTGCATCTCCCTCTCCCTGCGGTCCAGCTCAGCGGCTTTTCTCTCCAGCTCCTCCTGTCTCTTCAATAACTCGGCCTGGGCTCGCGCCTGAtcctacacacacagacacaataatTCGGCTTACAGGCACAGCAGAACGTAACATTAGGAGAGTCAACATCCAAACACACCAAAGGCATGTTCTGGACACACAGCTGTCAGAAACAATCACAAACACGTCTGAAACTCAGACCCGTGAGGGCCAATCACTGTCTGCCTGACAATGCAAGTCTTGTATTGTTTATTCACCCCATATGTTATCTAGCGTGTCGTTATACACTGTAAATTTGAATATGACTACAGAACTGATTATGGCTTATGTAAGACTTATGTATGAGAATGTAAAACTATACTACCATTCAAGACAtctcttctgcttaccaaggctgcttttatttgatcaaaaacacagtaaatcagtaatagtgtgaaatattagATTTGATTAGGTttatttcatgattctttgatgaacagaaagttcaatagtgcagcatttatttgaaatagaaatgtttggtaacattataattgtatttaattcaatgcatccttgcttaataagttttaatttctttaaaaacaaaacctcaaaccttttaacagtagtgtgtacttaagtgtacatacacacattaacttctgcctacaaaactaccactggctctgcacccatttacctaaatttgttacttcagacttatgtgcctctagaagcttgcgttctgcaagtgaacgtcgcttgattgtgccatcccaaagaagcacaaggtcacttttacggacttttaaattaaatgttccctcctggtggaatgaactccccaactcaatccggacagctgagtccttagccatcttcaagaatcggctgaaaacacatctcttccatctttatttgaccctctaactttaacactcactattctaattctattctttaaaaaaaaaagacatgtccCTGTTAGACTCTATTCATgcacttgttttcttaaaaaaaattatattctatcggttttctttttatttattacagaataataataataaaaaaacgtacTACGTgcactgcgttaagctaactgatacgtgttatagcacttgcatatcattgctcttttattgattttcattgcttccattgtcctcatttgtaagtctctttgggtAAAAGCGTCCaataaatgactaaatgcaaatgtaaataaagaactatattacacaagaaaaaatatattatttactatattcaaatataattgtCAGACATTTTATGTTCTCTTTCCAGGTGTTTCCCGTTTGCATTAATCTGATCCCAGGTGTGTCTCGTCTTCCCATTGTCTTGTCCAGTGTATAAATAGTGCTCCTGTTTGGAGTTCGCTGTCGGCTGTTAAATGTCTTCAAAGTTCCTGTGTTTACACTTTGTAGTTTAAACTCCTTGTCTGAAGAAATCTCCAGCGTCTCCTCACTCCCCGTGTGGCatgacaataatataatataatgtaatgtaatgtaatataaaatataatgtattgatTGATTAAACGAGAAAAcagctcagtttttttttttactttgatgaaAATCCAATGTCTACTTATTTGTGCAATACTTAAGTTTCATGCcatagtttaaatatatattctttaaacgaatatttaataaaatattaaatagtgatataaaataaattaattcaaaaaCGGTGAAACAGATTTCCAAATACAATCAA
Coding sequences:
- the LOC132116911 gene encoding secretory carrier-associated membrane protein 1-like; its protein translation is MSDFDSNPFADPEFSNPFQDPSVTQVTRTAPPGLEEYNPFTDTKPVPPGSAPKSVPPTANTQPAIMKPTEEPPAYTQPQQTPDQARAQAELLKRQEELERKAAELDRREREMQSLSASGGRKNNWPPLPEKFPVGPCFYHDISVDIPVEFQKTVKIMYYLWMFHTGTLFTNIFGCLSWFCVDASRGVDFGLAMLWFMLFTPCSFVCWYRPLYGAFRSDSSFRFFVFFFVYICQFGVHVLQAIGITGWGASGWISALTGLNTSIPVGIIMILIAALFTALAVISLIMFKKVHALYRTTGASFEKAQQEFATGVMANKTVQTAAANAASTAARGAFKEQI